One genomic segment of Coffea arabica cultivar ET-39 chromosome 6e, Coffea Arabica ET-39 HiFi, whole genome shotgun sequence includes these proteins:
- the LOC113709365 gene encoding uncharacterized protein, protein MFELSRKSKKSGGLVNDKAKETLDKMRELQATTSMTSKEICEQELGYVPGHIRGRSATKKQAAEVERWRHEIEDSRKRADEAEKRAAEVTQQFTAQQELIKTLQQQQTETRSLYDELANQLKDLRK, encoded by the exons ATGTTTGAGTTAAGTCGAAAGTCAAAGAAGTCAGGGGGGCTGGTAAATGACAAAGCAAAAGAGACCTTG GACAAAATGAGGGAATTGCAGGCTACAACTTCAATGACTAGCAAGGAAATATGCGAGCAAGAACTTGGTTACGTACCTGGACACATCCGCGGTCGTAGTGCAACCAAGAAGCAAGCTGCTGAGGTAGAACGCTGGAGGCATGAGATTGAGGACAGCCGAAAAAGAGCAGATGAAGCAGAAAAACGAGCTGCAGAAGTAACTCAACAATTCACTGCTCAGCAAGAGTTGATTAAGACCTTGCAACAGCAACAAACAGAAACAAGAAGCCTATATGATGAGTTAGCTAACCAGCTGAAAGACTTGCGCAAATAA
- the LOC113692627 gene encoding uncharacterized protein gives MSVQEADMLSSQPIPKRQKFEPDKHLFVCFRPVVFPLNPMWYAVKSVSLSHLSGGSSEHDNRLQDVVEWSDTTLPHAMGFCCAEGILYGVGGEIFGEDSIDQNSLVRELRFTHLPLGGKSYLHSGIRSSMKWGKILPIVVEIGGLIYALSRPPILDYGRRETVFEVYDPSKNEWTGLDGPPFLSPFTFGAFPYSYVVIDKKFCVSNRAGSCAFDTENRTWEACNLFAGFYDSDIMSSEEKYFFMESHEDYKYFLGGDIGPPFPFVEDAIFYEDFLLCNVPYFNPPVVALEIVDGKVARRLTLLNGIRPRANSHFVDLGGGDFCLVSQAVERDECPEELTVVKFKVWKGEDGGLGCADVMESTLKFSAPGLCETIYVFAM, from the coding sequence ATGAGTGTACAAGAAGCTGATATGCTATCTTCCCAACCCATACCAAAGAGGCAAAAATTCGAACCTGACAAGCATCTCTTCGTGTGTTTCCGGCCCGTTGTATTTCCTCTCAATCCAATGTGGTATGCTGTGAAGTCTGTTTCATTATCGCATTTGTCTGGCGGTTCATCTGAGCACGACAATCGGCTCCAGGATGTGGTTGAATGGAGTGACACGACCTTACCTCATGCTATGGGCTTTTGTTGTGCAGAAGGTATTCTCTATGGTgttggtggtgaaatttttggCGAGGACAGTATTGACCAAAATTCTTTGGTCCGAGAGTTGAGGTTCACGCATCTCCCTCTTGGAGGAAAAAGTTATCTGCATTCTGGTATAAGAAGCTCAATGAAATGGGGGAAGATTTTGCCCATTGTAGTAGAAATTGGTGGTCTTATCTATGCCCTCTCTCGGCCCCCAATCTTAGATTATGGACGACGTGAAACAGTCTTTGAGGTTTATGATCCTTCAAAAAATGAATGGACTGGTCTAGATGGCCCCCCTTTCTTGAGTCCATTTACTTTTGGTGCTTTCCCTTATTCATACGTGGTTATTGATAAGAAATTCTGTGTTTCAAATCGGGCTGGCTCGTGTGCTTTTGACACTGAAAATCGGACATGGGAAGCTTGCAATTTATTTGCTGGTTTCTATGATAGTGATATTATGAGCTCTGAAGAAAAGTACTTTTTCATGGAAAGCCATGAAGATTATAAGTACTTTTTAGGTGGTGATATTGGTCCTCCATTTCCATTTGTTGAAGATGCCATCTTCTATGAGGATTTCTTGTTGTGCAACGTGCCTTATTTCAACCCCCCTGTAGTCGCTCTTGAGATTGTTGATGGGAAAGTTGCCAGAAGGCTGACCTTGTTGAACGGCATACGGCCCCGTGCTAATTCTCATTTTGTTGATCTAGGAGGAGGTGACTTTTGTCTTGTTTCCCAAGCAGTTGAACGGGACGAATGCCCGGAAGAGCTGACAGTTGTCAAGTTTAAGGTTTGGAAAGGTGAAGATGGAGGCTTGGGATGTGCAGATGTGATGGAATCCACTCTTAAATTTAGTGCCCCAGGTCTGTGCGAGACCATCTATGTGTTCGCAATGTGA
- the LOC140010007 gene encoding auxin efflux carrier component 2-like, translated as MITGKDIYDVLAAIVPLYVAMILAYGSVRWWKIFTPDQCSGINRFVAVFAVPLLGFHFISSNDIYAMNYHFIAADSLQKVVILGALFVWQAFTKNGSLEWMITLFSLSSLPNTLVMGIPLLRAMYGDFSGNLMVQIVVMQSVIWYTLMLVMFEYRGAKLLISEQFPETAASITSFRVESDVISLNGREPLQADAEIGDDGKLHVVVRRSTSASMISSFNKGLHSSAITPRASNLTGVEIYSVQSSREPTPRASSFNQTDFYAMFSSKAGSASPKPGYTNSFGGEVFSLHSSKGPTPRTSNFEEEMMKIGKKKGGRSMSGELFNNGLASYPPPNPMFSGPASGPKRKESGSAAMPNKELHMFVWSSSASPVSEAHTKNAVNGDNSTDIGAIDPTKLQEDVAASRGIGSPAGKTNGDREIEIEDASKFPANASPFSCHKKIDFDDVAEAKKHQMPPATVMTRLILIMVWRKLIRNPNTYSSLLGLIWSLISFRWNIQMPAIVKGSISILSDAGLGMAMFSLGLFMALQPKIIACGKSVATFSMAVRFLTGPAVMAATSIAIGLRGVLLHVAIVQAALPQGIVPFVFAKEYNVHPDILSTAVIFGMLVALPITILYYVLLGL; from the exons ATGATAACTGGAAAAGATATTTATGATGTTCTTGCAGCCATAGTACCACTATATGTTGCTATGATTCTGGCCTATGGCTCAGTTAGGTGGTGGAAAATCTTTACCCCTGATCAATGTTCAGGCATCAACCGTTTTGTTGCTGTTTTTGCCGTTCCATTACTGGGATTCCATTTCATCTCCTCAAATGATATTTATGCAATGAATTACCATTTTATTGCTGCTGATTCGTTGCAAAAAGTCGTAATTCTTGGAGCCCTTTTCGTATGGCAGGCCTTTACCAAAAATGGAAGCTTGGAATGGATGATCActcttttttccctttcatCTCTCCCAAACACTCTTGTCATGGGAATCCCTCTCCTTCGAGCCATGTATGGAGATTTCTCAGGGAACCTAATGGTTCAAATTGTGGTTATGCAGAGTGTTATTTGGTACACTCTTATGCTGGTCATGTTTGAATATAGAGGAGCAAAGCTTCTCATCTCTGAGCAATTTCCTGAAACTGCAGCTTCCATCACCTCTTTTCGCGTTGAGTCGGATGTTATTTCTTTAAACGGTCGAGAGCCTTTGCAGGCAGATGCTGAGATTGGTGATGATGGAAAGCTACATGTGGTGGTTAGGAGATCAACCTCGGCTTCCATGATATCTTCATTCAATAAAGGACTACATTCATCAGCCATCACTCCCAGAGCATCAAACCTGACTGGAGTGGAGATTTATTCTGTTCAATCTTCAAGGGAGCCAACCCCGAGGGCTTCGAGTTTTAATCAGACAGATTTCTATGCTATGTTTTCAAGCAAGGCTGGGAGTGCGAGTCCTAAACCTGGTTATACAAATAGTTTTGGTGGGGAAGTATTTTCATTGCATTCCTCTAAGGGTCCTACACCAAGGACATCAAATTTTGAAGAGGAGATGATGAAGATTGGGAAGAAGAAGGGAGGAAGAAGCATGAGCGGAGAGCTGTTCAATAATGGATTAGCTTCATATCCTCCTCCAAACCCAATGTTTTCAGGGCCTGCCAGTGGACCTAAGAGAAAGGAAAGTGGCAGTGCTGCAATGCCCAACAAAGAGCTTCACATGTTTGTTTGGAGCTCCAGTGCCTCTCCTGTATCTGAAGCACATACCAAAAATGCAGTTAATGGAGATAATTCAACAGACATAGGGGCCATTGATCCTACTAAGCTTCAAGAGGATGTTGCTGCTTCAAGAG GAATTGGAAGTCCAGCAGGGAAAACCAATGGGGATAGAGAGATTGAGATTGAGGATGCTTCAAAGTTTCCAGCAAATGCTTCTCCTTTCTCGTGCCACAAGAAAATAGATTTCGATGATGTAGCTGAGGCTAAAAAGCATCAGATGCCTCCTGCAACGGTCATGACTAGACTGATACTCATCATGGTTTGGCGAAAGCTCATCAGGAATCCCAACACCTATTCAAGTCTTCTTGGCCTCATATGGTCTCTCATTTCATTCAG GTGGAACATTCAAATGCCTGCAATTGTTAAGGGATCAATATCCATCCTTTCTGATGCTGGCCTTGGAATGGCTATGTTCAGTCTAG GCTTATTCATGGCTTTGCAACCCAAAATCATAGCCTGTGGAAAATCCGTGGCCACATTTTCAATGGCAGTTAGGTTCTTAACTGGGCCAGCAGTAATGGCAGCAACATCTATCGCCATTGGTCTCCGCGGAGTTCTTTTACATGTGGCTATTGTCCAG GCTGCTCTTCCCCAAGGCATCGTTCCCTtcgtatttgcaaaagaatacaATGTCCATCCAGACATTTTGAGCACAGC GGTTATCTTTGGAATGCTGGTTGCTTTACCCATCACAATACTCTACTATGTGCTTCTTGGGCTATGA